TCGTCCCGTAGAAGTCCTCGTGGTCGTCGAGTCTCCCGTCCGCGTTGAGGTCAATGGGCACGACCATCAGGCCCGCCGTGGGGCGGCCCGTCTGCGCGTCGTAGGCATAGGCGAGGTTGTTGAAGCCAATGCCCTGAGGGTCTCTGCGCAGCGTGTCCGTAAGCCGATCATCGCCGAACCCCGCGACTCCCTTGAGGTCCGCCACTTGCTTGCCCAGGTAGCGCGCCCAGGTCTCCGCCGCACCGCACGCATCCCCCCGGACATAAACGCGCACGCGGTCCTTCACCGCCGGCTTGCCCACTACCTCGCCCCAGGTCGGCGGGCTGCCGCCTGTCCACAGCGCGATCAGGGTGCTCCGCTTGATCCCCTGCGCTGCCAGTTCGCTCGCCACCGGATTGGCAGCATTGAGGGTAGCAAAGACCGCAGTCTTCGCCACCGGCACCCAGAAAGCGTCCTGGGCCAGCTCCTCGGGGCGGATGTCCCGCGATACCATGCCGATGTCCGCCCGGCCGGCGAGCGCATCCGCCGCGCCTTTGCCGGCGCCGCCCGCGGAAACGTCAATGCGCACGTCGGGGTGGATCTGGCGGAACTCCTCGCTCCACCGCACCATCATGGGGTAGAGCGCCCACGCGCCCGAAACGCGGATTACCGGACCGCGCGCCTGGCGGGCGCAGCCCGCCAAACCGCCGGCGGGCAAGCCCACCGTCAACGCTGTCATCAGGCCCAGGCCGAGTGCTGCGCACATCCCCGTCACTGCGGCCCGCCCACGCGTTCGCTTCATGTCGTCTCCTCCTGTTGCCGGCGCTCTCCGCCGGACGCGAGGGTGCGGCTGCAATCCGCATCCTGCTCGCCTCCAAGGGCACCGTACTGCCGGACCATGGCTTTCCCCGGCAGGGTTGATTCTCCTGTCGCTCGCGGGCAGATTGCCGGCAGTCAGGCCCTGGCCCCCGGGGGGCTGTCTGCCCCCGCTCTGGCGACCTCAGCCGCAGTGCAGGAAAGGCCGCCCACGCCACGAAACCAGGAGCTGACGGGTGCTCCCACAGGCGCGACCGGCGCATCGCCCGCAGCAAGGGGATGATTGACCATGACCAAGTTCCGCACCGTTGATCTCAGCCCACATTTCAACGCTCCCGCCAAGCCCCGGGGCAAGGGATGGAGCGCCGCCGCGCGCGAGGGCTGGCCGCACCTGCCCCGCGGCCGCCGGCGGTTCTGGGGCATCCCCTTCCGCCTGGAGCCGCGGGACCCGAGCCGGCGCGGCCTCGTCGTCCTGGAGCGCGCGGACCACGAGGTGGTCATCCCTCTGCGCGGGACCGCCACCCATCTGTGCGTGCTCCATTTCTGCGACGTCGCCAAGGGGCCTGAGCACGTCGGGGAGCCCCTCGCTGACTACGCGCTGAGATATGCCGACGGCGAGGAGCACGTGCAGGTCATCCGCGCGCGCTTCGAGGTCGGCACGTTCAGCCCCGGATGGCCGCCCCACGGCTATGCCGCCGCCGACGCTAACGAGAACCGTGTCGCGGAAGCGCAAGAGGCCGCGA
The window above is part of the Armatimonadota bacterium genome. Proteins encoded here:
- a CDS encoding substrate-binding domain-containing protein; this encodes MKRTRGRAAVTGMCAALGLGLMTALTVGLPAGGLAGCARQARGPVIRVSGAWALYPMMVRWSEEFRQIHPDVRIDVSAGGAGKGAADALAGRADIGMVSRDIRPEELAQDAFWVPVAKTAVFATLNAANPVASELAAQGIKRSTLIALWTGGSPPTWGEVVGKPAVKDRVRVYVRGDACGAAETWARYLGKQVADLKGVAGFGDDRLTDTLRRDPQGIGFNNLAYAYDAQTGRPTAGLMVVPIDLNADGRLDDHEDFYGTIGQARTAIAAGVYPPLLTHEVYLLTRGKPTGLVQEFMRWVLRDGQELVGPAGCIALGPDQLAAGIAKLR